One segment of Setaria viridis chromosome 4, Setaria_viridis_v4.0, whole genome shotgun sequence DNA contains the following:
- the LOC117851548 gene encoding GDSL esterase/lipase At5g55050: MEAVAGFVHFSLFSRLISHQTVFLSQLTKQIMGGLLLRLVICVQVLIGTVAAGARPPATAMYVFGSSILDVGNNNYLPGVSVARANRRYNGIDFPSSIPTGRFSNGYNIADYVAKSMGFASSPPAYLSLAPSSGPLVQNAVANGISYASGGAGILDSTNAGNTIRLSKQVQYFGTTKAKMVAALGPNVANALLSRSIFLIGIGNNDMYVFESAERAQNRSAVEQRRETDVLYGNLISNYTATMRELYSMGARKFAIINIGLLGCVPAVRVLSPTGECWDSLNQLAGGFNEALRPWLAGLARRLPGLAYSLADLFAFTRDTLADPQASGYTEVAGACCGGGRLRGEAQCSPNSTLCANRDQHVFWDRAHFSQRTAFLIAQAFCNGPAKYTNPVNFMQLAGSVSEITEALESSR, translated from the exons ATGGAAGCAGTAGCAGGATTTGTTCACTttagcttattcagtcggcttatcagtcaTCAAACTGTTTTCCTCTCACAGTTGACTAAGCAAATTATGGGAGGTCTTCTGCTGCGTCTTGTGATATGTGTGCAGGTGCTCATcggcaccgtcgccgccggagctcggccgccggcgacggcgatgtaCGTGTTCGGGTCCTCCATACTGGATGTCGGCAACAACAACTACCTGCCGGGGGTGTCCGTCGCCAGGGCCAACAGGCGCTACAATGGCATCGACTTCCCAAGCTCCATCCCGACAGGAAGGTTCAGCAACGGCTACAACATCGCCGACTATGTCG CAAAGAGCATGGGATTTGCGAGTAGTCCTCCTGCCTATCTGTCGCTGGCACCGAGCTCCGGCCCTCTGGTCCAGAACGCTGTCGCCAATGGCATCAGCTATGCTTCCGGAGGAGCTGGGATCCTTGACTCCACT AATGCCGGAAACACAATCCGGTTGTCGAAGCAGGTGCAGTACTTCGGCACCACCAAGGCAAAGATGGTTGCCGCATTGGGCCCCAATGTGGCGAATGCCCTGCTCTCCAGGTCAATCTTCCTCATCGGCATCGGCAACAATGACATGTACGTCTTCGAAAGCGCAGAGCGGGCGCAAAATAGGTCAGCTGTGGAGCAAAGGAGGGAAACGGATGTGCTCTACGGTAACCTCATCTCCAACTACACTGCAACTATGAGG GAGCTGTACTCAATGGGCGCGAGGAAGTTTGCCATAATCAACATTGGGCTGCTAGGGTGCGTGCCGGCGGTGCGGGTGCTCAGCCCGACGGGCGAGTGCTGGGACAGCCTCAACCAGCTCGCCGGCGGCTTCAACGAAGCCCTCCGGCCATGGCTCGCCGGCCTCGCCCGGAGGCTACCGGGCCTCGCCTACTCCCTCGCCGACCTCTTCGCCTTCACGCGGGACACCTTGGCCGACCCGCAGGCGTCCGGGTACACCGAGGTCGCCGGcgcgtgctgcggcggcgggaggctgcGCGGGGAGGCGCAGTGCTCTCCCAACTCCACGCTCTGCGCCAACCGCGACCAGCATGTCTTCTGGGATCGCGCGCACTTCTCCCAGCGGACAGCGTTTCTCATCGCTCAGGCATTCTGCAACGGGCCGGCCAAGTATACCAATCCCGTCAACTTCATGCAACTGGCCGGATCAGTTAGTGAAATCACGGAAGCATTAGAGTCGAGCAGATGA